One region of Malania oleifera isolate guangnan ecotype guangnan chromosome 6, ASM2987363v1, whole genome shotgun sequence genomic DNA includes:
- the LOC131158366 gene encoding LOW QUALITY PROTEIN: pentatricopeptide repeat-containing protein At4g30825, chloroplastic (The sequence of the model RefSeq protein was modified relative to this genomic sequence to represent the inferred CDS: inserted 4 bases in 2 codons; substituted 2 bases at 2 genomic stop codons), with the protein MASFNLSISVDACESRKLNFSVYPGQPFDRCSVTSVAGYSHPFGPPAIPSFSKLRHIKVSRSDAEFSDASESILVHDTSESPKNDLVGDTVIAKNPNFGHGVLRAGKSSRNRSRMEKKVIRREKGSIFSSHDLSFVFDKEVDVDLSCTRRDFSIEQCNDILKRLETCSDIKTLRFFAWMRSNGKLMQNVTAYNFLLRVLSRRDDWDAAEKTIQEMSVESACELNFQVFNTLIYACYKRGRVQLGAKWFRLMLDYRVRPNVATFGMLMSLYQKGWNIKEAEFAFSQMRDFGVRCESAYSSMITIYTRMGFYGKAEEVIEFLKKDGVTLNLKNWLVLLNAYGQQGKLGDAELVLASMXKAGFSPNIVAYNTLITGYAKASNMDXQWLFCNLQNVGLEPDETTYRIMIEGWGRANNYEEAKWYYKELKRLGFKPNSSNSYTLINLQAKHGDEEGALQTIDDMTRMGCQYSSILGCLLQAYERTGRVGSVPSILRGSFYEHVLVNQTSCSILLMAYVKHLLVDDAIDVLRDKKWKDAGFEDNLYHLLICSCKELSHFENAIKIYTHMPKREKPNMHIMCTMIDIYGLMGRFAEAENIYMEMKSSGVSLDMVAFSIVVRMYVKAGFLKDACVVIDRMEKEKSIVPDIYLIRDMLRIYQKCGKLDKLAELYYKILKSEVAWDQEMYNCVINCCARALPVDELSRLLNEMLQRGFVPNTTAYNVILDVYGKSRLLKKAKKVFWMARKQGLVNVISYNTVIAAYGRSKDFKSMSSTVQLMEFHGFSVSLEAYNCMLDAYGKESQIERFKSVLQRMKESRCASDHYTYNIMINIYGEQGWIEEVAGVLTELKESGLGPDLYSYNTLIKAYGIARMVEEAWHLVQGMRTCGXNPDRXILHNLCFALRKNDEFLEAVKWSLWLKQIGLCSG; encoded by the exons ATGGCATCCTTCAACCTCTCCATTTCTGTCGATGCTTGTGAATCAAGGAAGTTAAATTTCTCAGTATACCCTGGACAACCTTTCGATCGATGTTCGGTTACTTCGGTTGCTGGTTATTCTCATCCATTCGGACCCCCAGCCATCCCCTCGTTCAGCAAGCTAAGGCACATTAAAGTTTCTCGATCGGACGCCGAGTTTTCGGATGCTTCCGAATCCATTCTGGTTCACGATACGTCTGAATCACCGAAGAATGATTTAGTTGGTGACACTGTGATTGCAAAAAACCCTAATTTTGGTCATGGTGTTTTGAGAGCTGGGAAAAGTTCACGGAATAGGTCTCGAATGGAAAAGAAGGTAATTAGAAGAGAAAAGGGGTCAATATTTAGTTCACATGACCTCTCATTTGTGTTTGATAAAGAGGTGGATGTTGATCTGTCTTGCACTAGACGTGACTTTAGCATTGAGCAATGCAATGACATTTTAAAGCGGCTGGAGACGTGTAGTGATATCAAGACTTTGAGGTTTTTCGCGTGGATGAGAAGTAATGGGAAGTTGATGCAGAATGTGACTGCTTATAATTTCCTTCTCCGGGTGTTGAGCCGGAGAGATGATTGGGATGCAGCTGAGAAGACGATTCAGGAGATGAGCGTTGAGTCAGCTTGTGAACTTAATTTTCAGGTTTTTAATACACTTATTTATGCATGTTATAAGCGGGGGCGTGTGCAGTTGGGTGCAAAGTGGTTTCGTTTGATGCTGGATTATAGAGTTCGGCCTAATGTTGCTACTTTTGGTATGCTCATGAGTCTTTATCAGAAGGGTTGGAATATTAAGGAGGCAGAGTTTGCTTTCTCCCAAATGAGGGACTTTGGAGTTCGATGTGAATCAGCATATTCGTCTATGATCACAATCTATACCCGTATGGGTTTTTATGGCAAAGCTGAAGAGGTCATTGAATTCTTGAAAAAAGATGGAGTGACACTGAATTTAAAGAATTGGCTAGTTTTGCTTAATGCCTACGGTCAGCAAGGCAAGTTAGGGGATGCTGAGCTCGTTTTGGCCTCAATGTAAAAAGCAGGATTTTCCCCAAATATAGTTGCATACAACACATTGATTACTGGATATGCAAAGGCATCCAATATGGA ACAGTGGCTCTTCTGTAACCTTCAAAATGTTGGTTTAGAGCCTGATGAAACTACTTACAGAATAATGATTGAGGGTTGGGGTCGAGCTAACAATTATGAGGAGGCAAAGTGGTACTACAAGGAACTCAAGCGTTTAGGGTTCAAGCCTAATTCATCCAACTCATACACGCTGATAAACTTACAAGCCAAGCATGGGGACGAAGAAGGTGCTTTACAAACTATTGATGATATGACGAGAATGGGTTGCCAATATTCCTCCATTCTTGGTTGCCTTTTACAAGCATATGAAAGGACAGGAAGGGTTGGCAGTGTGCCTTCCATTTTAAGAGGTTCCTTCTACGAACATGTTCTTGTTAACCAAACATCATGCTCGATTCTGCTTATGGCATATGTTAAGCACTTGTTGGTGGATGATGCTATTGATGTTTTAAGGGACAAAAAATGGAAGGATGCAGGTTTTGAGGATAATCTGTACCATTTGTTAATATGTTCATGTAAGGAGTTGAGTCATTTTGAGAATGCTATTAAGATATACACACATATGCCCAAACGAGAGAAACCAAACATGCACATCATGTGCACGATGATTGACATCTATGGTCTCATGGGTCGATTTGCTGAGGCCGAGAATATATACATGGAAATGAAATCGTCAGGTGTTTCATTGGACATGGTTGCCTTCAGCATTGTTGTAAGAATGTATGTCAAAGCTGGATTCCTAAAAGACGCTTGTGTTGTTATAGACAGAATGGAAAAGGAGAAGAGCATTGTTCCTGACATCTATTTGATTCGTGATATGCTTCGTATTTATCAAAAATGTGGTAAGCTAGATAAACTGGCAGAACTGTACTATAAAATTTTGAAGAGTGAAGTTGCTTGGGATCAAGAAATGTACAACTGTGTCATAAATTGTTGTGCTCGTGCTTTACCAGTTGATGAGCTTTCCAGGCTCTTAAACGAGATGCTTCAACGTGGATTTGTGCCTAATACAACTGCATATAATGTTATTCTTGATGTTTATGGAAAATCTAGGCTTCTCAAAAAGGCTAAGAAGGTATTTTGGATGGCAAGGAAACAAGGCTTGGTTAATGTGATCTCTTACAATACTGTGATAGCTGCATATGGACGGAGCAAAGACTTTAAGAGCATGTCATCAACTGTTCAACTAATGGAATTCCATGGCTTTTCAGTTTCCCTTGAAGCCTATAATTGCATGTTGGATGCCTATGGAAAAGAAAGCCAAATAGAGAGATTCAAAAGTGTATTGCAGAGGATGAAGGAATCAAGGTGTGCTTCTGACCACTATACTTACAACATTATGATCAATATTTATGGCGAGCAAGGATGGATTGAAGAAGTTGCAGGAGTCCTAACAGAATTAAAAGAATCTGGACTTGgacctgatttgtatagctaTAATACATTGATTAAGGCATATGGAATTGCAAGAATGGTTGAAGAAGCTTGGCATTTGGTCCAAGGAATGAGGACGTGTGGATAGAACCCTGATAG GATCCTACATAATCTGTGCTTTGCTCTGCGAAAGAATGATGAGTTTTTAGAGGCTGTCAAATGGTCTTTATGGCTGAAGCAGATTGGGCTGTGCAGTGGCTAA